The Bacteroidales bacterium DNA segment AAAATAATAATCCTGATCCTTATACATCCCCCATTTATGCTATGTTTTGAGAAGCCGGCTCATCTCATTGCACGAATACCGGTTTTACCAGCAAAAACGAAAATAAAATGGAGACTTTTTAGTTTCGTTTGGTGACTTTCTTACAGGCACTTATTCAATACTACCCTAAAAAAATGGGACATCATGACAGTGTTTTTTTTTCATTGAAGTAATATCCGATTTCTTTGTTATTGAAATTTATTTTTCAGTTGAAATGGATTTCAGTTTGACTAAAATAGTATCGTGAAATAATGAATCGTTTTTATCAACATATATAGAACCAGTATTAGTGTTTTTTTCCGGTAATGGCTACCATTTTCACTATTAATCACATACATTAAAACTGCACAGGCAGGTACAATGAAAGCCATTCGGGAGGTTGCCGGAAAACCATTCAGGATTTGTGTTCTGATAGAGAAACAATAAAAAATGGAGTAGGGGATCAAATCTCCGGTTTTGAAAAAAAGTAAATTAAAATTTTATCGAAATGACTGCAAAAGAAGGTAATCTACTGAAAAGAATTGAGAATGTACAGCGCATCGTTGAAGAAAATTATGAGCCGGGCAACCAGAGTAAATGCAAGCTACAAGCATACAGAAAATATGTATTGCCTATATATCCTATGTCTGAACGCACTTTTTGGCGGTACATGAATACTGACGTCAATAGCAAAAAGAAATGAAGATGATCTTTATTCCGGTAAGTATTTTTTTACAAATACTTGCCACATGCTATCACAAAAAGAAAGGTCATCATGACAGTGTTATTTTTTTCACTGGTACTGGGCCTGTTTTCTTTGCCGTGAAAATTTGATTTTCAGTAAAAACAAATTTCATATCTGAAGAAAATAAAATGATTAAATGATGATATCGTTTTTAACGACATATGTTGAGCCTATATTGCTGTTTATTTCAGGTGGCGGCCTAGCTGCTGTTTTCACCATTAAATACACGCGTAAAACAGCACAGGCAGATGCGATGAAAGCCGTCCAGGACGTTTACCAGGAAACCATCCAGGATTTGCGGTCCGATAAAGAGATCATGAAAAAAGAAAATGTGGAGATGAGAGACCAGATCTCTGCCCTGAAAAAAATAGTAGAACAGAATTGCGTTGATATCAACGAATTAAAAAGCTACAAGTGTGTTGTGGTAGATTGTAAAAACAGAAGAAAAGAATAATACAATGAGAAAGATCAATAAAATCATATTGCATTGCTCCGCTACAAAAGAAGGGCAATCGTTTACGGCAAAGGACATTGACCAATGGCATAAACAAAGAGGGTGGAAAAGTATTGGTTATCATTATGTGATATTGATAGATGGTACGGTCCAGCCTGGCCGTCCCGAATCAGAAACCGGTGCACATACTGTCGGGCAAAATTCCCATTCTATCGGTATCTGCTATATTGGCGGTTTAGACCCGGACGGTAAAGCTAAAGACACACGTACCTATCAACAAAAAGCAGCATTGAAAAGCCTTATATCCGATTTGTTGAAGAAATATCCAGGATCAACAATTCATGGACATAATGAATTTGCAAACAAAGACTGCCCGTGTTTTGATGTAAAAAAAGAGTTTGAGCAATGAAATTACTAATATTCATATTGTTGACTTCTTTGTCATTGATTTCCTGCAAATCACCACAAAAATCTGTCTCCAGTTCAAAAATAAATCAGGAAACAAATATCAGCAATGATATATTGTTGACCGAAGACACACAACTATCGGAACTGAAGGATCAAATCATAAAAAGACTTATCAATGAACAATTGAATATCGGTATCAAGCAAATAAAATATGATACGGATAAACCAATGAATAAAGAAACCGGAAAACATCCAATGATTGAGGAGATCGAACTCATGATCAATATGGAAACCGAAGTGTACGAAATGGACAGTATCCGTCAAAAAACAGATCAGATATCGACTAT contains these protein-coding regions:
- a CDS encoding N-acetylmuramoyl-L-alanine amidase, producing the protein MRKINKIILHCSATKEGQSFTAKDIDQWHKQRGWKSIGYHYVILIDGTVQPGRPESETGAHTVGQNSHSIGICYIGGLDPDGKAKDTRTYQQKAALKSLISDLLKKYPGSTIHGHNEFANKDCPCFDVKKEFEQ